Proteins from one Ranitomeya variabilis isolate aRanVar5 chromosome 1, aRanVar5.hap1, whole genome shotgun sequence genomic window:
- the LOC143793048 gene encoding uncharacterized protein LOC143793048 — MFLLILLNIFEHVIAVDDVMTRWRSIRDQYRRERQQRARSGSSAPLKKRKYIYYDRLSFLDVSMNLRQTQSNLTERETGSESEALIDPVSVDEEVAGPSFQASASILEDPSASSSQQAAASEEDAAAPPPSAPHDAERPEEHAQSSSPPHPLVSSPQAAGPLRRARRRRELQATRNDVDAGVLNYLARAATDDGEEAFARSLARYLRPLPREVRLRVRGCMQILIDLSTAPNNPYEVFEYLERRQLSQTNLLRLQFPQQEQDQSGFAAPPPRMPPPQPLPPPNIQRPSVYQMAAYNPQSQYGNFSRPSDVGWSQPGFGQHGHFGLGYDASQYVRQHEAQRQLAYGHHPTGQYGQGQYSVPQASASSQDEVTLAQQRPPDQDPEQAPSPPPTYRDL, encoded by the exons ATGTTCCTACTGATCTTGCTCAATATTTTTGAACAtgtaattgcagtggatgatgtaatgacacgatggcgcagcatccgggaccaataccggcgtgaaagacagcagcgggcaagaagtgggtcaTCAGCCCCACTCAAGAAGCGGAAATATATCTACTATGACCGTCTTTCATTTTTGGATGTCAGTATGAATCTGAGGCA aacacagtctaacctcacagagagggagaccgggtcggaatcggaggctctgatcgatcctgtaagtgttgatgaagaggtggcaggcccatctttccaagcttcagcatccatccttgaggacccatcagcatcatcatcacagcaggcagcagcaagtgaggaagatgcagcagcaccaccaccctcagcaccacatgatgctgaaaggcctgaggaacatgcccagagcagcagccctccacacccactggtgtcatccccacaggcagctgggcctttacggagagcccgccgaaggagagagctgcaagcaacaagaaatgatgttgacgctggggtcctcaattatttggccagggcagcaacggatgatggagaggaggcctttgcccgcagccttgcccgttaccttagaccccttccccgtgaggtgaggctacgtgtgagagggtgtatgcaaatcctgattgatttaagcacagctccaaataacccctatgaggtgtttgaatatcttgagcgaaggcagctttcccaaaccaacctcttgcgccttcaattccctcaacaggagcaagatcaatcaggatttgcagcacctcctccacgtatgcctccacctcaacccctcccaccaccaaatatacaaaggccatcagtctaccaaatggcagcctacaacccccaatcccaatatggcaacttttccagacccagtgatgtaggctggtcccaacctgggtttggacaacatggccattttgggcttgggtatgatgcaagccaatatgtccgtcagcatgaggcacagagacaattggcttatggacaccacccaactggccaatatggacaaggccagtattctgtgccacaagccagtgcatcctcacaggatgaagtcacattggcccaacaaaggccccctgaccaggacccagagcaggcaccatctcccccgccaacttacagggatttgtaa